Proteins encoded together in one Lathyrus oleraceus cultivar Zhongwan6 chromosome 5, CAAS_Psat_ZW6_1.0, whole genome shotgun sequence window:
- the LOC127085292 gene encoding protein MAIN-LIKE 1 has protein sequence MVRRRGADGRIPVRTLDRGASSSAAAAEPTGYPGGPYDTSLLVKYEHHVARHIWFGEERGPKKELKVAGHGLKLNSRVPLALPPQMESWVSRSGLASLQRTSLNKIDTNLVSAFVERWHLETSSFHMPFGEMSITLDDVACLLHLPIRGIFWSPQDVTEELAVELAVDYLGVSQSQAQSHVRSCRGSYYKLEWLYDIFVHHRAASSWAYATRAYLLMLVGSTIFADKTFTLVEARYLLLFRDLDGCSGYSWGAAALVTLYRYLGDASMYSCKQLGGYPTLLQCWIHEYFPTVGKRGENWNPAGNCGLPRAMRWSYRQGVLKVDDLRPILDELTPTDVIWRPFEDHRAWRVFDEICLYRGCLKWGETVVPYLPDRCLRQFGYRQYVPSPPLDCMMATDIDVDWISYHQSVVDVIGSSSVATTPSEVVDGYLEWYYRVSHPRLVPPHRDAPREVPVPVYDVGPSDPDWARVSTLIRRYLRQVNAEEEDPQFSDLFEALHISRSH, from the exons a tggttcgaagaagaggtgcagatggccggattccagtccgcacgttagaccggggtgcatcttcatctgcagctgcagctgagccgactggatatccaggagggccgtacgatacatcgcttttggtgaagtacgagcatcatgttgctcgacatatatggttcggtgag gaaagaggaccaaagaaagagttgaaggttgccggacatggactgaagttgaattctagggttccattggctcttccaccacagatggagagttgggtatctagatccggtttagcttcactgcagagaacgagtctgaacaagatagacacaaatcttgtctctgcatttgtggaaagatggcatctagagacatcttcatttcacatgccgtttggtgaaatgagcattactttagaTGATGTCGCATGTCTACTTCACTTGCCCATTAGGGGTATCTTTtggagtcctcaggatgtgactgaagagctagctgttgaacttgctgtggactacctaggagtgtcacagagtcaggcacagtcacatgttcggagctgcagggggtcgtattacaagttggagtggttatatGATATATTCGTACATCATAGGGCTGCTTccagctgggcatatgcgactagagcatatctattgatgttggtgggttccaccatatttgctgataagacctttacacttgtagaggcacgatacctcctcctgtttagggacttggatggatgttcaggatatagttggggagcagctgcactagttaccctctaccgatatcttggagatgcgtccatgtacagttgcaaacagctaggtggatatcctactctcctacag tgttggattcacgagtattttccaactgttggaaaaagaggggagaattggaaTCCTGCTGGAAACTGTGGTCTTCcccgagcgatgagatggtcATATAGACAGGGAGTCCTGAAGGTCgatgatttacgacctattttggacgagctgacacctaCCGACGTCATCTGGCgaccatttgaggatcatagagcatggcgtgtatttgatgagatatgtctttacaggggctgtttgaagtggggtgaaacagttgttccatacttgcctgatagatgtttacgtcagttcgggtatagacagtatgttccatccccacctctggattgtatgatggcgacggatattgatgttgattggatcaGTTACCATCAGAGTGTTGTCGATGTGATCGGTTCATCTTCCgtggccaccactccatctgagGTAGTAGACggttatctggagtggtattatcgtgtttcccatccacggttggtccctccccatcgtgacGCTCCTAGAGAGGTACCCGTTCCTGTATATGACGTCGGGCCATCTGATCCTgattgggctcgtgtatctacattgattcgtcgctatctgagacaggttaatgctgaagaggaagatccacagttttctgatttatttgaagctttgcatatttctcgttcacattga